TCGCTCGTTGCTGTTAATGGTGTTTTGGGCGATTCGCTTGAGGAAAGTAATATTTTCTAAGCTGGCATCATCAATGTGATTGCCGCGATCGAGTCTACCCAGAGCATGGAGTGAAGCTTGAAAGCGGTAGTAGCGCTTTGAGTTGACCTCGGTAGCCTCGGTAGATAGTAACTCTTGCAATTGATAGTCTACGGTGTCACTGACACCATCGGACACAATATTGAAAATAGGGCGAGCCCACTCCAGTAAGCCCCAATCCTTGATCTGAGCATAATTGAGGCTAGTGCTCAGTTCGCCTGTACCGAGGGAAACGACCAGAAAATCGTGAGCTTCGGGATGATTTCTTCTAGCTTCTACGTAAGCACACATGGCCGGATTGTTGGCAAACACGCCACCATCAATGAAGGTAGAGGGGACTAAACCTTGCTTCGGTTTGGCTTGTAACGGTTCAAAGTAGGTTGGAGCAGCGGATGTGGCGCGAGCGACAGTCGCCATTGGAAAGTCGCGATCGCGATCTGCCTTGGCTTTTCGGCTTTTGAAGAAGTAAGGACAGCGTAACTCGGTATCGTAGCTAGGAATCAAGACCGTTTTTAACGATTGGCTCAATAGGGTATCGCCAAAGTACTGCCTGAGCACGGTTTCGATGCCGATCGCTGGATACTTTTGGCTAACTAAGCTGCGTAGTTTACTCAACGAAGATTTAGGGAAAATCCGTTGTCCCTCAGCCTCGTATAAATGCACGAGATCAACTGCCGAATAGGCAGGTTTGCCGTTAGGGTTGGGCTTGTTTAAACCTAAAGCTAAAATTCCGCCTGTTGAGGTTCCAGCGATCACATCAAATAACTCGGCGATCGCTCGGCCTGTGCGTTTTTCAATTTCAGCCAATAGCATCGCTGGGATGACTCCTCGAATGCCACCACCATCAATTGCTAAAACCTTAATCAGGCGAGACATAGGCTCCTCCCATATTGCTCCTTTAAAACTACTGGGTCTACCCACTGTTGTATCTAAGAACTCACAGAACCGCGATCGCGCTTCGCCAAGTTTTTAGTCAACAGTAACTAGACCCAGTTAAAATGACCCATTAGCCACCCTAATTGGCTGGCTGTAAAGTTTAGCGTCTACCGCGCACAGGTACCTTGTTCAGGTAGTCGATGTCAAAAGCAGAAAGGCGCTGTGCATAATTCACTTTGGGTGCGATCGAAGCGGCCACTTCCCGGAAGCGACGAGGATCACCCTCAGGCAACTGCCGATCTTGGAACTTGCGGCTGTAGAATTTCTCCAAGGTGATGCGCCAGTCAGTGGTAGCGGTACCAGCCACTTCCTGATAATCTTCGCCGTAGCGAGGCAGGAAGGTAAAGGGCCGATTCTGCATCCGCTTACGTTGGTAAGGGACGGTGCTATCGCCAAAGTTTTGAGTGTACTCTTCACTGTCTACCAGCGCATCCACAAAACCGTGGAAGCCTAGAGTGCCAATCTTAATCGACCAAGCGATTTTTTCATCTTGGTTGTAGGGTTCACGACCCAACAAACGCTTTAAGCAAACTTCTACCAAACGGTAGTTATCGTTTACGCCTACGACTAAGGTGTAAAAGCGCTCTGATTTCGCCAATTCACGGATGAAGTCACGCACCGTAATGGAGCCGTTAGCCAAGCGAGTTTCTAGAGTCACTTGACGGTTAAACTTCAGAACCAACTGTTCATTGAACACTTGGCGATAAGCCGCCCAAATCAGTTGACGCAATTCTTCGGGAGAGCTTACGTTCTCCGTCCGATAGATGTAAGGGGTGTCTTCGTTTTGGTCGGAAATACCAAAGCTGCGAACCCGGTGATTTGGAGCAGTCGGTTTGTATTCAAGTAACGGCAATGCCATGCCAGAATCTCCCTTAATAAAAATAGTTAAAAACTTACAATGCCTAGAGCGGGTAAACAATGTTACCAAAGGAACTTCTCAATTCCACGCCTCCCTTGGATTGTACGCTTTTAGCGGATCGGAAAACCAGCAGATGTATTGATCGAAGCCAGGGTGCCTGCGGGTTGTACGTCGCGAGTGGTATCCGGGATTTGGATATTATCGGTTTTGACCGTCACAAACTTGGCTTGAGGCAACTTGAGCGATCGCGCCATCGCTAAGAAGTTGTTGACATCGCCCCACTTGTAGCGATCGCCTTCTTCTTTGTCGCGCCAATAGCTGTTGTAACGGGGTGTTACCAAATTGAACGGAC
This region of Trichocoleus desertorum NBK24 genomic DNA includes:
- a CDS encoding CBASS cGAMP-activated phospholipase; protein product: MSRLIKVLAIDGGGIRGVIPAMLLAEIEKRTGRAIAELFDVIAGTSTGGILALGLNKPNPNGKPAYSAVDLVHLYEAEGQRIFPKSSLSKLRSLVSQKYPAIGIETVLRQYFGDTLLSQSLKTVLIPSYDTELRCPYFFKSRKAKADRDRDFPMATVARATSAAPTYFEPLQAKPKQGLVPSTFIDGGVFANNPAMCAYVEARRNHPEAHDFLVVSLGTGELSTSLNYAQIKDWGLLEWARPIFNIVSDGVSDTVDYQLQELLSTEATEVNSKRYYRFQASLHALGRLDRGNHIDDASLENITFLKRIAQNTINSNERELKSLCQQLVAEVVAS
- a CDS encoding phycobilisome rod-core linker polypeptide, producing the protein MALPLLEYKPTAPNHRVRSFGISDQNEDTPYIYRTENVSSPEELRQLIWAAYRQVFNEQLVLKFNRQVTLETRLANGSITVRDFIRELAKSERFYTLVVGVNDNYRLVEVCLKRLLGREPYNQDEKIAWSIKIGTLGFHGFVDALVDSEEYTQNFGDSTVPYQRKRMQNRPFTFLPRYGEDYQEVAGTATTDWRITLEKFYSRKFQDRQLPEGDPRRFREVAASIAPKVNYAQRLSAFDIDYLNKVPVRGRR